A genomic segment from Variovorax paradoxus B4 encodes:
- the metX gene encoding homoserine O-succinyltransferase MetX → MSSPLVVTSQSMQFEGPLALRSGASLGGYTLAYETYGSLNAERSNAVLVCHALNASHHVAGTYEGQARSEGWWDNMVGPGKPVDTDRFFVIGVNNLGSCFGSTGPMHVNPATGRVYGADFPVVTVEDWVDAQAALLDALGIRTLAAVMGGSLGGMQALSWTLQYPERVRHAVVVASAPNLTAENIAFNEVARRAIVTDPDFHGGHFYEHGVIPKRGLRIARMIGHITYLSDDVMNEKFGRILRSAVEGEAAGLDYRYSTQDVEFQIESYLRYQGDKFSEYFDANTYLLITRALDYFDPARSHGGNLSVAFAGATAKFLLVSFKTDWRFSPARSRELVKALLDNRRNVSYAEIDAPHGHDAFLLDDVRYMGVVRSYFERVAHEIQAEGSAS, encoded by the coding sequence ATGTCGTCCCCGTTGGTCGTCACTTCTCAATCGATGCAGTTCGAGGGCCCGCTGGCCTTGCGCAGCGGCGCGTCGCTCGGCGGCTACACGCTCGCCTACGAAACCTATGGCAGCCTGAACGCCGAGCGCAGCAACGCGGTGCTGGTGTGCCATGCGCTCAATGCCTCGCACCACGTGGCCGGCACCTACGAAGGCCAGGCGCGGTCCGAGGGCTGGTGGGACAACATGGTGGGCCCGGGCAAGCCGGTCGACACCGACCGCTTCTTCGTGATCGGCGTGAACAACCTCGGTTCCTGCTTCGGCTCCACCGGCCCGATGCACGTCAACCCCGCCACCGGCCGCGTCTATGGCGCGGACTTCCCGGTGGTCACGGTCGAAGACTGGGTCGATGCCCAGGCTGCGCTGCTCGACGCGCTCGGCATCCGCACGCTCGCGGCCGTGATGGGCGGCAGCCTCGGCGGCATGCAGGCGCTGTCGTGGACGCTGCAGTACCCCGAGCGCGTGCGGCATGCCGTGGTGGTGGCCAGCGCGCCCAACCTCACGGCCGAGAACATCGCCTTCAACGAAGTGGCGCGCCGTGCCATCGTCACCGACCCCGACTTCCACGGCGGCCATTTCTACGAGCACGGCGTGATCCCCAAGCGCGGCCTGCGCATCGCGCGGATGATCGGCCACATCACCTACCTGAGCGACGACGTCATGAACGAGAAGTTCGGGCGCATCCTGCGCAGCGCGGTCGAAGGCGAGGCGGCGGGGCTGGACTACCGCTATTCCACGCAGGACGTCGAATTCCAGATCGAGAGCTACCTGCGCTACCAGGGCGACAAGTTCAGCGAGTATTTCGACGCCAACACCTACCTGCTGATCACGCGCGCGCTCGACTACTTCGACCCCGCGCGCTCCCATGGCGGCAACCTCAGCGTGGCTTTCGCCGGGGCCACGGCCAAGTTCCTGCTCGTGAGCTTCAAGACCGACTGGCGCTTTTCGCCCGCGCGCAGCCGCGAGCTGGTGAAGGCGCTGCTCGACAACCGCCGCAACGTGAGCTACGCCGAAATCGACGCACCGCACGGGCACGACGCCTTCCTGCTCGACGACGTGCGATACATGGGTGTGGTGCGGTCATATTTCGAGCGCGTGGCGCACGAGATCCAGGCCGAAGGGAGTGCGTCGTGA
- a CDS encoding TMEM165/GDT1 family protein produces MEAFLVATGVVALAEMGDKTQLLALLLAARFRKPWPIVLGIFAATIVNHALAGAVGNWITHWLGPDVLRWILGGSFIAMAAWMLIPDKLDADDAPAATHYGVFGTTLVAFFLAEMGDKTQIATVMLAARFTQDYFWVVAGTTLGMMLANAPVVWLGEKIVRRVPIKLVHGVSAAIFLVLGIVMIVGW; encoded by the coding sequence ATGGAAGCTTTTCTCGTTGCAACCGGCGTGGTTGCGCTCGCCGAAATGGGCGACAAGACCCAATTGCTGGCCCTCCTGCTCGCGGCGCGCTTCAGGAAACCCTGGCCGATCGTGCTCGGGATCTTCGCGGCCACCATCGTCAACCATGCGCTGGCCGGTGCGGTCGGCAACTGGATCACCCACTGGCTGGGGCCCGACGTGCTGCGCTGGATCCTGGGCGGTTCCTTCATCGCCATGGCGGCCTGGATGCTGATCCCCGACAAGCTCGACGCAGACGACGCGCCCGCCGCCACCCACTACGGGGTCTTCGGCACCACGCTGGTCGCGTTCTTCCTCGCCGAGATGGGCGACAAGACCCAGATCGCGACCGTCATGCTGGCCGCCCGCTTCACGCAGGACTACTTCTGGGTCGTCGCCGGCACCACGCTCGGGATGATGCTGGCCAACGCGCCGGTGGTGTGGCTCGGCGAGAAGATCGTGCGGCGCGTGCCCATCAAGCTGGTGCACGGCGTCTCGGCCGCGATCTTCCTCGTGCTCGGCATCGTGATGATCGTCGGCTGGTAA
- a CDS encoding RNA recognition motif domain-containing protein — MGNKLYVGNLPYSVRDSDLEQAFGQFGAVTSAKVMMERDTGRSKGFGFVEMGSDAEAQAAINGMNGQPLGGRSVVVNEARPMEARPPRSGGGGYGGGGGGGYGGGGGGGYGGGGGGYGGGGGGRSGGGGGYGGGGGGRSGGGGGGGDGGFRSPYGAGPRGGGGGGRSGGGGGYGGGGNSGY, encoded by the coding sequence ATGGGCAACAAACTGTATGTCGGCAACCTGCCTTACTCGGTGCGCGACAGTGATCTCGAACAGGCTTTTGGACAATTCGGCGCAGTGACCAGCGCCAAGGTCATGATGGAACGTGACACGGGCCGCTCGAAGGGCTTCGGCTTCGTCGAGATGGGCAGTGACGCGGAAGCGCAAGCGGCCATCAATGGCATGAACGGCCAGCCGCTCGGCGGCCGCAGCGTTGTCGTCAACGAAGCACGTCCCATGGAAGCACGCCCCCCGCGCAGCGGTGGCGGCGGCTACGGCGGCGGCGGCGGTGGTGGTTATGGCGGCGGTGGTGGCGGTGGCTACGGCGGCGGTGGTGGCGGCTACGGTGGTGGCGGCGGTGGCCGCTCCGGCGGTGGCGGCGGCTACGGCGGCGGCGGTGGTGGCCGCAGTGGCGGCGGCGGTGGTGGTGGCGATGGCGGCTTCCGCAGCCCCTACGGCGCCGGCCCCCGTGGCGGTGGCGGCGGTGGCCGCTCCGGCGGTGGTGGTGGCTACGGCGGCGGCGGCAACAGCGGCTACTGA
- a CDS encoding SDR family oxidoreductase, whose product MSTSPLVFITGASSGIGQALAASFYEAGYRLALAARRTAEIESWAGERQLDSDRYQVYGADVAQTDSIVAAAAACIERQGLPDVVIANAGISVGIDTAEREDIEVMARTFATNNVGLMATFHPFVAAMRQRGSGRLVGIASVAAIRGLPGHGAYCASKAGVVAYCESLRGELRNSGVKVVTLCPGYIDTPLTQGNRYGMPFLMKAQDFADQALRAIEAGTSYRVIPWQMGVVAKLMRMLPNALLDRAVQGRARKKRSGES is encoded by the coding sequence ATGAGCACATCCCCGCTTGTCTTCATCACCGGCGCATCGAGCGGCATCGGCCAGGCCCTGGCTGCCAGCTTCTACGAGGCGGGCTACAGGCTGGCGCTGGCTGCCCGGCGCACCGCGGAAATCGAATCCTGGGCCGGCGAGCGGCAGCTGGACTCGGACCGCTACCAGGTCTATGGCGCGGACGTGGCGCAAACAGACAGCATCGTGGCCGCCGCCGCCGCCTGCATCGAGCGCCAGGGCCTGCCCGACGTGGTCATTGCCAATGCCGGCATCAGCGTGGGCATCGACACGGCAGAGCGCGAGGACATCGAGGTGATGGCCCGGACCTTCGCCACCAACAACGTCGGCCTGATGGCCACCTTCCATCCTTTCGTGGCGGCGATGAGGCAGCGCGGCAGCGGCCGGCTGGTTGGCATCGCGAGCGTCGCGGCCATTCGCGGGCTGCCAGGGCACGGTGCCTATTGCGCCAGCAAGGCGGGCGTGGTCGCGTACTGCGAGAGCTTGCGCGGCGAGCTGCGCAACAGCGGCGTCAAGGTCGTCACGCTCTGCCCCGGCTATATCGACACGCCGCTGACCCAGGGCAACCGGTACGGCATGCCCTTTCTCATGAAGGCCCAGGACTTTGCCGACCAGGCGCTGCGCGCCATCGAGGCCGGCACCAGCTACCGCGTGATTCCCTGGCAGATGGGCGTCGTCGCCAAGCTGATGCGCATGCTGCCGAACGCGCTGCTCGACCGCGCCGTGCAGGGCCGCGCCCGCAAGAAGCGCAGCGGCGAAAGCTGA
- the lptC gene encoding LPS export ABC transporter periplasmic protein LptC produces MKRAWSLLRDVLDRATIYLPIILTAAVALGTYWLVRNAPKLLEPTAKAAPTHEPDYFMRGFVIKNFLPNGDLRSELHGKEGRHYPDTDTVEVDDVRMRSVSPQGYTTHATANRGLSNSDGSEIQLFGNAIVIRDPAVGANGKSTPRLEFRGDFLHAFLDTERVTSNKPVTLIRGSDQFTADNLDYDNLSGVANLTGRVRGILIPSAAGKPR; encoded by the coding sequence ATGAAGCGCGCCTGGAGCCTGCTGCGCGACGTTCTCGACCGCGCCACGATCTACCTGCCCATCATTCTCACGGCAGCCGTCGCGCTCGGCACCTATTGGCTGGTGCGCAACGCGCCCAAGCTGCTCGAACCGACCGCCAAGGCCGCGCCCACGCACGAGCCGGACTATTTCATGCGCGGCTTCGTGATCAAGAACTTCCTGCCCAACGGCGACCTGCGCAGCGAACTCCACGGCAAGGAAGGCCGGCACTACCCTGACACCGATACCGTCGAGGTCGACGACGTGCGCATGCGCTCCGTTTCGCCGCAGGGCTACACGACCCACGCCACCGCCAATCGCGGCCTTTCGAATTCCGACGGCAGCGAGATCCAGCTCTTCGGCAACGCCATCGTCATCCGCGACCCGGCCGTGGGTGCCAACGGCAAGTCCACGCCGCGCCTCGAGTTCCGCGGCGATTTCCTGCACGCCTTTCTCGACACCGAACGCGTGACGTCGAACAAGCCGGTCACGCTGATCCGTGGCAGCGACCAGTTCACCGCCGACAACCTCGACTACGACAACCTGAGCGGCGTCGCCAACCTGACCGGCCGGGTGCGCGGCATCCTGATTCCATCGGCGGCCGGCAAGCCGCGCTGA
- a CDS encoding KdsC family phosphatase, whose protein sequence is MPLDFQAETLLAAQDVRIAFFDIDGVLTDGGVYFTEHGETLKRFSILDGYGLRLLRLAGITPAVITGRDSKPLRVRLEALGIQHVRYGTEDKLPAAQAMLEELGFSWLQAAAIGDDWPDLPVLARVGFAAAPANAHVEVRDAVNYVTRARGGEGAAREFCDLLLTAGGHYQRLLDAARGPRQ, encoded by the coding sequence ATGCCGCTCGACTTCCAGGCCGAAACCTTGCTCGCCGCGCAGGATGTGCGCATCGCGTTCTTCGACATCGATGGCGTGCTGACCGACGGCGGCGTGTATTTCACCGAGCACGGCGAAACGCTCAAGCGCTTCAGCATCCTCGACGGCTACGGCCTCAGGCTGCTGCGCCTGGCAGGCATCACGCCCGCGGTGATCACCGGGCGCGACTCCAAGCCGCTGCGCGTGCGGCTCGAAGCGCTCGGAATCCAGCACGTGCGCTACGGCACCGAAGACAAGCTGCCCGCGGCGCAAGCCATGCTCGAAGAACTCGGTTTCAGCTGGCTCCAGGCCGCGGCCATCGGCGACGACTGGCCCGACCTGCCCGTGCTGGCGCGTGTCGGTTTCGCGGCCGCGCCCGCCAATGCGCATGTCGAAGTGCGCGACGCGGTCAACTATGTCACCCGCGCACGCGGCGGAGAAGGCGCGGCGCGCGAGTTCTGCGATCTGCTGCTGACGGCCGGCGGCCACTACCAGCGCCTGCTTGACGCTGCCCGAGGTCCCAGGCAATGA
- a CDS encoding KpsF/GutQ family sugar-phosphate isomerase, producing the protein MSSAPLPPVVDADAILVRARATFDIESDAVLGLKSRVGPSFVDAVRRILDVRGRVVVMGMGKSGHVGRKIAATLASTGTPAMFVHPAEASHGDLGMIKPVDLVLAISNSGEVDELTVILPVVKRQGVPLIAMTGRTDSTLARHADIVIDAGVAKEACPLNLAPTASTTAQMAMGDALAVALLDARGFGSEDFARSHPGGALGRKLLTHVSDVMRSGDEVPRVAPTATLSELMREMSSKGLGATAVVDAQGRAIGIFTDGDLRRQVETGGDLRGLTAADVMHPGPRTLRAEALAVEAAELMEEHRITSVLIVDPEGLLIGALSINDLMRAKVI; encoded by the coding sequence ATGAGTTCAGCTCCCCTGCCCCCCGTGGTCGACGCCGACGCAATCCTGGTGCGGGCGCGCGCCACCTTCGACATCGAGTCCGATGCCGTGCTCGGGCTCAAGTCGCGCGTGGGCCCGAGCTTCGTCGACGCCGTGCGCAGGATCCTCGACGTGCGCGGCCGCGTGGTCGTCATGGGCATGGGAAAAAGCGGCCATGTCGGCCGCAAGATCGCAGCGACCCTGGCCTCCACCGGCACGCCCGCCATGTTCGTCCATCCGGCCGAGGCGAGCCACGGCGATCTCGGCATGATCAAGCCGGTCGACCTGGTGCTGGCCATCTCCAACAGCGGCGAGGTCGACGAGCTCACCGTGATCCTGCCGGTGGTCAAGCGCCAGGGCGTGCCCCTGATCGCCATGACCGGCCGCACCGATTCCACCCTCGCGCGCCACGCCGACATCGTGATCGACGCCGGCGTTGCCAAGGAGGCCTGCCCGCTCAACCTCGCCCCCACCGCAAGCACCACGGCCCAGATGGCCATGGGCGACGCGCTGGCGGTGGCGCTGCTCGACGCGCGCGGCTTCGGCTCCGAAGACTTCGCGCGCTCGCACCCCGGCGGCGCGCTGGGCCGCAAGCTGCTCACGCACGTGAGCGATGTGATGCGCTCGGGCGACGAAGTGCCGCGCGTGGCGCCCACCGCAACGCTCAGCGAACTGATGCGCGAGATGAGCTCCAAGGGCCTGGGCGCCACCGCCGTGGTCGACGCGCAAGGTCGCGCCATCGGCATCTTCACCGACGGCGATTTGCGCCGCCAGGTCGAGACCGGCGGCGACCTGCGCGGCCTGACGGCGGCCGACGTGATGCACCCCGGCCCGCGCACGCTGCGTGCCGAGGCGCTGGCGGTCGAGGCGGCCGAGCTGATGGAAGAACACCGCATCACCAGCGTGCTCATCGTCGACCCCGAGGGTCTCCTGATCGGCGCGCTCAGCATCAACGACCTGATGCGCGCGAAGGTCATCTGA
- a CDS encoding monovalent cation:proton antiporter family protein — MSSFDLTLMYLLAAVIGVVVCRSLKLPPMLGYLSAGVLIGPHALALAQNSEAIRHLGEFGVVFLMFVIGLEFSLPKLRAMRKHVFGLGLLQVLLTMAIATAGALLIASQLPPVWRLGWQTALALSGALTMSSTAIVVKLMAERLELESEHGKRVMGVLLFQDLAVVPLLVLIPALGAPPEALAKAIGLALVKATLLIGVLLYGGPRVMRWWLTLVARRRSEELFILNVLLVTLGLAWLTDLAGLSLALGAFIAGMLVSETEYKHQVETDIRPFHDVLLGLFFITVGMSLDWHIVVERWALVAVLLVLPLAFKLALVTVLARVLGATSGVSLRTGLYLAQAGEFGFVLLTLAQERSLLPPWLAHPVLASMVLSMLATPFIVMYTNTIVRKLVASDWLQQSLQMTSIARKTINTAKHVIICGYGRCGQNLARILEHEGIPYMALDLDPDRVRQAAAAGDSVVFGDAARLQALMAAGLARASAVVVTYLDVPGAMKVLANIRSHAPQVPVIVRTQDDLDLEKLQAAGATEVVPEAIEGSLMLASHALALVGVPMRRVIRVVQDQRDARYNLLRGYFHGADDDNADELDHERLNTLTLTPGARAVGQTLARMALESLGVRVASLRRHDGQNQVFTDDTVLTDGDTLVLCGKPAALAVAIERLQKG; from the coding sequence ATGTCCTCGTTCGATCTCACGCTGATGTATTTGCTGGCCGCAGTGATCGGCGTCGTGGTCTGCCGGTCGCTGAAACTGCCGCCGATGCTGGGCTATCTGTCGGCCGGCGTGCTGATCGGGCCTCATGCGCTGGCATTGGCGCAGAACTCCGAAGCCATCCGCCACCTGGGCGAGTTCGGCGTGGTGTTCCTGATGTTCGTGATCGGGCTGGAGTTCAGCCTGCCCAAGCTGCGCGCCATGCGCAAGCACGTGTTCGGGCTCGGCCTGCTGCAGGTGCTGCTGACCATGGCCATTGCCACCGCCGGGGCGCTCCTCATCGCCTCCCAGCTCCCGCCGGTCTGGCGGCTCGGATGGCAGACGGCGCTGGCGCTGTCCGGCGCCCTCACGATGAGCAGCACCGCGATCGTGGTCAAGCTGATGGCCGAGCGGCTCGAGCTCGAGAGCGAGCACGGCAAGCGCGTGATGGGCGTGCTGCTGTTCCAGGACCTGGCGGTGGTGCCGCTGCTGGTGCTGATTCCCGCCCTCGGCGCACCGCCCGAGGCGCTGGCCAAGGCCATCGGCCTGGCACTGGTGAAAGCCACCTTGCTGATCGGCGTGCTGCTCTACGGCGGTCCGCGCGTCATGCGCTGGTGGCTCACCCTCGTTGCGCGGCGGCGCAGCGAGGAGCTCTTCATCCTGAATGTGCTGCTGGTCACGCTCGGCCTGGCCTGGCTCACCGACCTGGCCGGCCTGAGCCTGGCGCTGGGCGCCTTCATCGCCGGCATGCTGGTGTCGGAAACCGAATACAAGCACCAGGTCGAAACCGACATCCGACCGTTCCACGACGTGCTGCTGGGCCTTTTCTTCATCACGGTGGGCATGTCGCTCGACTGGCACATCGTGGTGGAGCGCTGGGCGCTGGTGGCCGTGCTGCTGGTGCTGCCGCTGGCGTTCAAGCTGGCGCTGGTGACGGTGCTGGCGCGGGTGCTGGGCGCCACCTCCGGCGTCTCGCTGCGCACCGGCCTGTACCTGGCGCAGGCCGGCGAATTCGGCTTCGTTCTGCTGACGCTGGCGCAGGAACGCAGCCTGCTGCCGCCGTGGCTGGCCCATCCGGTGCTGGCCTCGATGGTGCTGTCGATGCTCGCCACGCCGTTCATCGTGATGTACACCAACACCATCGTGCGCAAGCTGGTGGCCAGCGACTGGCTCCAGCAATCGCTGCAGATGACCAGCATCGCGCGCAAGACCATCAATACCGCCAAGCACGTGATCATCTGCGGCTACGGGCGCTGCGGCCAGAACCTGGCGCGCATCCTGGAGCATGAAGGCATTCCCTACATGGCGCTGGACCTCGACCCCGATCGCGTGCGCCAGGCCGCCGCGGCGGGCGATTCGGTGGTGTTCGGCGACGCGGCCCGGCTGCAGGCGCTGATGGCGGCCGGCCTGGCCCGCGCCAGTGCCGTGGTCGTGACCTATCTCGACGTGCCGGGCGCCATGAAGGTGCTGGCCAACATCCGCTCCCACGCGCCGCAGGTGCCGGTGATCGTGCGCACGCAGGACGACCTCGACCTCGAGAAGCTGCAGGCGGCCGGCGCGACCGAGGTGGTGCCCGAGGCCATCGAGGGCTCGCTGATGCTCGCGAGCCATGCGCTGGCGCTGGTCGGCGTGCCGATGCGGCGCGTGATCCGCGTGGTGCAGGACCAGCGCGACGCGCGCTACAACCTGCTGCGCGGCTACTTCCACGGCGCGGACGACGACAACGCCGACGAGCTCGACCACGAGCGGCTCAACACCCTCACGCTCACCCCCGGCGCCCGCGCCGTCGGCCAGACCCTGGCGCGGATGGCGCTCGAAAGCCTGGGGGTGCGCGTCGCCAGCCTGCGCCGCCACGACGGCCAGAACCAGGTGTTCACCGACGACACGGTGCTGACCGACGGCGACACGCTCGTCCTGTGCGGCAAGCCCGCCGCCCTGGCCGTGGCCATAGAGCGCCTGCAAAAGGGCTGA
- a CDS encoding zinc ribbon domain-containing protein, whose amino-acid sequence MALICPVCSAENREGANFCRGCGGKLAPAAPAPMAPPPAPGSRSEREWAATAPAQLRAPTIPGGLFEAGVYAASAASSASARLPDDDNKTVIVLPEPSDRLPSRRQRDAGAKKKSSASGTSRPRRSAGAEAQKKPLRSRGVWLWGVLLAVGLLMIAAGWYGHGTDRPVEEVGRVEAPAAPPAAPVPLPEPAVAVPESPAAEAPVAETAVPVSAMDAPAAASPKPPLATAKPRKPAPVAPLQPGATASAPAPAVAPPSSPAPAPASPADPLALCGDRNFIAKAQCMAAQCLRPEYKAHAQCEAVRRQQRIEEEKRNPTLMN is encoded by the coding sequence ATGGCCTTGATCTGTCCGGTGTGCAGCGCGGAGAACCGCGAGGGCGCCAATTTCTGCAGGGGCTGCGGCGGCAAGCTGGCGCCTGCCGCACCCGCGCCAATGGCGCCGCCTCCGGCCCCCGGCAGCAGATCGGAGCGCGAGTGGGCCGCCACGGCGCCCGCGCAACTGCGTGCGCCCACGATCCCGGGCGGGCTTTTCGAAGCCGGCGTCTACGCGGCTTCTGCAGCATCTTCCGCGAGCGCCAGGTTGCCGGACGACGACAACAAGACCGTCATCGTCCTGCCGGAGCCTTCCGACCGACTTCCTTCCCGGCGACAGCGGGACGCCGGAGCGAAGAAGAAATCTTCTGCTTCCGGGACCTCCAGGCCGCGGCGGTCCGCCGGTGCCGAGGCACAGAAGAAGCCGTTGCGCTCGCGCGGCGTGTGGCTGTGGGGCGTGCTGTTGGCGGTGGGGCTGCTCATGATCGCCGCCGGCTGGTACGGCCACGGGACCGACAGGCCGGTGGAAGAGGTCGGTCGGGTCGAAGCGCCTGCCGCGCCGCCCGCTGCGCCCGTGCCGTTGCCCGAGCCGGCCGTGGCGGTGCCGGAATCCCCCGCCGCGGAAGCGCCGGTTGCGGAAACGGCAGTGCCGGTATCGGCGATGGATGCACCGGCGGCCGCAAGCCCCAAGCCGCCGCTCGCCACGGCCAAGCCGCGCAAGCCAGCGCCGGTGGCACCCTTGCAGCCTGGCGCGACAGCGTCCGCACCGGCCCCTGCCGTCGCGCCGCCTTCGTCCCCGGCCCCGGCCCCGGCGTCGCCCGCCGATCCGCTGGCCCTCTGCGGCGACCGGAACTTCATCGCGAAGGCCCAGTGCATGGCCGCGCAGTGCCTCAGGCCCGAATACAAGGCGCATGCGCAGTGCGAAGCCGTGCGCCGGCAGCAGCGGATCGAAGAGGAAAAGCGCAATCCGACGCTGATGAACTGA
- a CDS encoding Crp/Fnr family transcriptional regulator, with amino-acid sequence MSIQNLGRAIADNSSNDAFALTLNVQQWETLAGYLQPIDTGVGDVLIEQGTHDRSVYFLESGAISVHRVSSKEQMKLAVLMPGSVVGEGSFFSRQPHSANVVVTGAGRVWRLTAIRFAEMSNRQPNLALEIAMGLGAVIAKRMAHRSKRVAVT; translated from the coding sequence ATGTCCATCCAGAACCTGGGCCGCGCAATCGCGGACAACAGCAGCAACGACGCCTTTGCGTTGACGCTCAACGTACAACAGTGGGAAACGCTGGCGGGCTACCTGCAGCCCATCGACACCGGCGTTGGCGACGTTCTCATCGAGCAGGGCACGCACGACCGATCGGTGTACTTTCTCGAGAGCGGCGCGATCAGCGTGCACCGCGTGAGCAGCAAGGAACAGATGAAGCTGGCCGTGCTCATGCCCGGATCGGTGGTGGGCGAAGGCTCCTTCTTCTCGCGCCAGCCGCATTCCGCCAATGTGGTGGTCACCGGCGCGGGCCGCGTGTGGCGCCTCACGGCGATCCGCTTCGCGGAAATGTCGAACCGGCAGCCCAACCTGGCCCTTGAAATTGCCATGGGGCTGGGCGCGGTGATTGCCAAGCGCATGGCGCACCGGTCCAAGCGCGTCGCAGTGACCTGA
- the mnmE gene encoding tRNA uridine-5-carboxymethylaminomethyl(34) synthesis GTPase MnmE — protein MTFARTTDPVVAIATASGRGAVGIVRVSGARLAPLIDALCGRPLKPREATYLPFRDAAGEPVDHGLAIHFPSPHSFTGEDVLELQAHGGTVVLQLLLARCLEAAAEPDPVTGRPRLPGLRVAEPGEFSQRAFLNGKIDLAQAEAIADLIDASTEAAARSAGRSLSGAFSREIHALRDALIHLRMLVEATLDFPEEEIDFLQKADAAGQLVKLQEQLAAVQQRAKQGALLREGIKVVIAGQPNAGKSSLLNALAGAELAIVSAVAGTTRDVVSQTIQIHGVPLHVVDTAGLRESSDEVEQIGVARAWGQIEGADAVLFLHDLTRAGLPDYAAADAEILRGLRQKLPASVPVLDVWNKQDAAPMPNAANADGAARGVALSAKTGLGIEALREQLLAMAGWQAVPEGVYLARARHVQALSQVEIHLALAASHLAAQAQLLDLLAEELRLAQNALNEITGEFGADDLLGVIFSRFCIGK, from the coding sequence ATGACCTTTGCCCGCACCACCGATCCCGTCGTCGCCATCGCCACCGCTTCGGGGCGCGGGGCGGTGGGCATCGTGCGGGTCTCGGGCGCCCGGCTCGCGCCGCTGATCGACGCGCTCTGCGGCCGGCCGCTGAAGCCGCGGGAAGCCACCTACCTCCCCTTCCGTGATGCGGCCGGAGAGCCGGTCGACCACGGCCTGGCCATCCACTTTCCCTCGCCCCATTCGTTCACCGGCGAGGACGTGCTCGAACTGCAGGCCCACGGCGGAACGGTCGTGCTGCAACTGCTGCTGGCGCGCTGCCTCGAGGCCGCCGCCGAGCCCGATCCGGTCACCGGCCGGCCGCGATTGCCCGGCCTGCGCGTGGCCGAGCCGGGTGAGTTCAGCCAGCGCGCCTTTCTCAACGGCAAGATCGACCTCGCCCAGGCCGAGGCCATCGCCGACCTGATCGACGCCAGCACCGAGGCGGCTGCGCGCAGCGCCGGGCGCTCGCTTTCGGGCGCCTTTTCGCGCGAGATCCACGCGCTGCGCGATGCGCTGATCCATCTGCGCATGCTGGTGGAGGCGACGCTCGATTTCCCGGAGGAGGAAATCGACTTCCTCCAAAAGGCCGATGCGGCCGGGCAACTGGTGAAGTTGCAGGAGCAGCTGGCAGCGGTGCAGCAGCGAGCGAAGCAGGGCGCGCTGCTGCGCGAAGGCATCAAGGTGGTCATCGCGGGCCAGCCCAATGCGGGCAAGAGCTCGCTGCTCAACGCGCTGGCCGGCGCCGAGCTGGCCATCGTGAGCGCGGTGGCGGGCACGACGCGCGACGTGGTGTCGCAGACCATCCAGATCCACGGCGTGCCGCTGCACGTGGTGGACACGGCCGGCCTGCGCGAAAGCAGCGACGAAGTCGAACAGATCGGTGTGGCCCGCGCCTGGGGCCAGATCGAGGGCGCCGATGCCGTGCTGTTCCTGCACGACCTGACGCGCGCCGGCCTGCCCGACTACGCTGCCGCCGACGCCGAGATCCTGCGCGGGCTGCGGCAGAAGCTGCCCGCGAGCGTGCCGGTGCTCGATGTCTGGAACAAGCAGGATGCCGCGCCAATGCCGAATGCGGCGAATGCGGACGGCGCGGCCCGGGGCGTCGCCTTGTCCGCCAAGACCGGCCTCGGCATCGAGGCGCTGCGCGAACAGCTGCTGGCCATGGCCGGCTGGCAGGCCGTGCCCGAGGGCGTCTACCTGGCGCGGGCGCGCCATGTGCAGGCGCTGAGCCAGGTCGAGATCCATCTGGCACTGGCCGCGAGCCATCTGGCGGCGCAGGCGCAGCTGCTCGATCTGCTGGCCGAGGAGCTGCGCCTCGCGCAGAACGCGCTGAACGAAATTACCGGTGAATTCGGCGCCGACGACCTGCTGGGGGTGATCTTTTCGCGCTTCTGTATCGGCAAATAG